A genome region from Christensenella minuta includes the following:
- the yaaA gene encoding peroxide stress protein YaaA, which yields MKIIISPAKQMNHDAEEPGYAHLPVFLREAQQLLEYLRGLSYEALKKLLCTNDRIAALNFERCRVMDLRQGLSPALLAYDGIQYKYMAPQVFERPYFDYVEDHLRILSGFYGILRPLDGVVPYRLEMQAKLKTDFCSSLYDFWGSKPYSELTKEDGVILNLASGEYSRVIEKHLDPRVAYITCTFGQWEDGKVKEKGVYVKMARGEMVRFMAENAIEEPEEVKRFDRLGYSYRDDLSSPKNYVFLK from the coding sequence ATGAAAATCATCATTTCTCCTGCCAAACAAATGAATCACGACGCGGAAGAGCCCGGGTATGCGCACCTGCCCGTTTTTCTGCGCGAAGCACAGCAGCTTTTGGAATACCTGCGCGGGCTTTCTTACGAAGCGCTGAAAAAGCTGCTGTGCACGAATGACCGGATTGCCGCGCTAAATTTTGAACGCTGCCGCGTTATGGACCTCCGGCAGGGCCTCTCGCCCGCGCTTCTGGCCTATGACGGCATCCAGTATAAGTATATGGCTCCGCAGGTGTTTGAGCGCCCTTATTTCGATTATGTGGAAGACCACCTGCGCATTTTATCCGGTTTTTACGGAATCCTGCGGCCGCTTGACGGAGTCGTCCCCTACCGCCTTGAAATGCAGGCGAAGCTGAAAACGGATTTTTGCAGCAGCCTCTACGATTTCTGGGGCAGTAAGCCGTATTCCGAGCTTACAAAGGAAGACGGGGTAATCTTAAACCTTGCATCCGGCGAATACAGCCGGGTGATCGAGAAACACCTTGATCCCCGGGTGGCTTATATCACCTGCACATTCGGGCAATGGGAAGACGGAAAAGTGAAGGAAAAAGGCGTTTATGTAAAGATGGCGCGCGGTGAAATGGTGCGTTTCATGGCGGAAAACGCAATCGAAGAGCCTGAGGAGGTGAAGCGCTTTGACCGCCTCGGGTATTCCTACAGGGACGACCTTTCCTCCCCGAAAAATTATGTGTTTTTAAAATAA